The following proteins are encoded in a genomic region of Leifsonia psychrotolerans:
- the gcvP gene encoding aminomethyl-transferring glycine dehydrogenase: MSQAFSQRHIGTDAPAQARMLATLGYDSVEALVTAAVPTSIQVEAFRAAEDSTLPPAATEREAITELRALANRNTVKRSMIGLGYYDTITPAVIKRNVLENPSWYTAYTPYQPEISQGRLEALINFQTMIADLTGLTTANASMLDESTAVVEGMLLTRRASKSASRRFIVDADTLPQTKALLYSRADAVGIEIVEVALAALVGPTPPVGPTPPVESTPPVESTPPVEPTPPVEPTPPVEPTPLVGPTPLVESTPLVEPTPLVEPVETLAEAPVDTLATALGEHFGIFVQYPAASGRVWNPAAVIAASKNQGALAVVAADLLALTLITSPGELGADVAVGTSQRFGVPMGFGGPHAGYMAVRKGLERQLPGRLVGVSVDAAGHPAYRLSLQVREQHIRRDKATSNICTAQVLLAVMAGMYAVYHGPTGLKEIASQVHERAGQLVAALRGAGVTVTNDTFFDTVQVSVPGRAASVLEVAAAADLNFYLVDADTVSIAVDETTTTSDLITVLGVFAARDAFGHADLACVTRGLPAELDRTSEYLTHAVFNTHRSETSMMRYLKRLADNDYALDRGMIPLGSCTMKLNAATEMEAVTWPEISNIHPFAPRADVEGYLTLIHQLENWLSDVTGYDSVSLQPNAGSQGELAGLLAIRGFHLSKGDSQRTVCLIPSSAHGTNAASAVLAGMKVVVVACDELGNVDLGDLRAKIAEHAENLAALMITYPSTHGVYEHEVTAITQAVHEAGGQVYVDGANLNALLGFARFGDFGGDVSHLNLHKTFCIPHGGGGPGVGPVAAKAHLAPFLPGHPLAQSAAHYLVDGTPTGSMIEHRGGPVSAAPYGSPSILPISWAYVRMMGSDGLKRATGAAVLAANYVATRLNEHYSVLYSGDNGLVAHECILDLRPLTEATGVTVDDVAKRLVDYGFHAPTMSFPVAGTLMVEPTESEDLGEIDRFIDAMIAIKAEADAVAAGVWPADDNPLQGAPHTAQSVIEGEWAHAYTRETAVYPVHTLVRNKYWPPVRRIDQAYGDRNLVCACPPPEAFES, from the coding sequence ATGTCACAGGCTTTCTCCCAACGCCACATCGGTACGGATGCTCCCGCTCAGGCACGCATGCTTGCCACGCTCGGCTATGACTCCGTCGAGGCACTCGTCACCGCGGCGGTTCCGACTTCGATCCAGGTCGAAGCCTTCCGCGCCGCAGAGGACAGCACACTGCCCCCCGCGGCAACCGAGCGGGAAGCTATCACCGAGCTGCGGGCTCTCGCGAACCGCAATACCGTGAAGCGATCGATGATCGGACTGGGCTACTACGACACGATCACGCCCGCCGTGATCAAGCGCAACGTGCTCGAGAACCCGAGTTGGTACACGGCCTACACGCCCTACCAGCCCGAGATCTCGCAGGGACGTCTGGAAGCGCTGATCAACTTCCAGACGATGATCGCCGACCTCACGGGACTGACCACCGCGAACGCGTCAATGCTCGACGAATCGACCGCAGTGGTCGAGGGCATGCTGCTCACCCGCCGCGCCTCGAAGTCGGCGTCACGCCGTTTCATCGTCGACGCCGACACCCTGCCGCAGACGAAGGCGCTGCTCTACAGCCGAGCGGATGCCGTGGGCATCGAAATCGTCGAGGTCGCTCTCGCCGCGCTGGTCGGGCCGACTCCGCCGGTCGGGCCGACTCCGCCGGTCGAGTCGACTCCGCCGGTCGAGTCGACCCCGCCGGTCGAGCCGACCCCGCCGGTCGAGCCGACCCCGCCGGTCGAGCCGACCCCGTTGGTCGGGCCGACTCCGTTGGTCGAGTCGACCCCGCTGGTCGAGCCGACTCCGTTGGTCGAGCCTGTCGAGACCCTCGCCGAGGCCCCCGTAGATACTCTCGCCACAGCCCTCGGCGAGCACTTCGGTATCTTCGTGCAGTACCCCGCCGCATCCGGCCGGGTCTGGAATCCCGCTGCCGTGATCGCGGCATCGAAGAACCAGGGCGCCCTCGCTGTCGTCGCCGCCGACCTGCTTGCACTGACCCTGATCACCTCTCCCGGCGAACTCGGCGCGGATGTCGCCGTGGGCACCAGCCAGCGCTTCGGCGTGCCAATGGGTTTCGGCGGGCCGCACGCCGGCTACATGGCCGTGCGCAAGGGGCTCGAGCGCCAGCTGCCCGGCCGCCTGGTCGGGGTGAGCGTCGACGCGGCCGGCCACCCCGCCTACCGGCTGTCGCTGCAGGTGCGCGAGCAGCACATCCGGCGGGACAAGGCCACGTCGAACATCTGCACCGCCCAGGTTCTGCTGGCCGTCATGGCCGGCATGTATGCCGTCTACCACGGTCCGACCGGGCTGAAAGAGATCGCCAGCCAGGTGCATGAGCGGGCCGGCCAGCTTGTCGCCGCCCTCCGTGGCGCCGGGGTCACCGTGACCAACGACACCTTCTTCGACACCGTGCAGGTGTCGGTTCCGGGTCGGGCGGCATCCGTGCTCGAAGTGGCTGCCGCTGCCGACCTCAACTTCTACCTGGTCGACGCCGATACCGTCAGCATCGCCGTTGATGAAACCACCACCACGAGCGATCTGATCACCGTGCTCGGCGTCTTTGCCGCACGGGATGCGTTCGGTCACGCCGACCTCGCTTGTGTCACACGGGGCCTCCCGGCGGAGCTGGACCGCACAAGCGAGTACCTCACGCATGCCGTGTTCAACACGCACCGCTCGGAGACGAGCATGATGCGCTACCTCAAGCGCCTGGCGGACAACGACTACGCACTCGACCGAGGCATGATCCCGCTCGGTTCGTGCACCATGAAGCTGAACGCGGCCACCGAGATGGAGGCCGTCACCTGGCCCGAGATCTCAAACATCCACCCCTTCGCGCCGCGCGCCGACGTCGAGGGGTACCTCACGCTGATCCACCAGCTCGAAAACTGGCTGAGCGATGTCACCGGCTACGACTCCGTGTCGCTGCAGCCGAATGCCGGCAGCCAGGGCGAGCTTGCCGGCCTGCTCGCCATCCGCGGCTTCCACCTCTCAAAAGGTGACAGCCAGCGCACCGTCTGCCTCATTCCGTCGAGTGCGCACGGCACCAACGCCGCCTCGGCCGTGCTGGCCGGCATGAAGGTTGTCGTCGTCGCCTGTGACGAGCTCGGCAACGTCGACCTGGGCGACCTGCGCGCGAAGATCGCCGAGCACGCCGAGAACCTGGCCGCACTCATGATCACCTACCCGTCGACACACGGCGTTTACGAGCACGAGGTCACAGCCATCACGCAGGCCGTGCACGAGGCCGGCGGCCAGGTCTATGTCGACGGCGCCAACCTCAATGCGCTGCTTGGTTTCGCGCGGTTCGGCGACTTCGGCGGCGATGTGTCGCACTTGAACCTGCACAAAACGTTCTGCATTCCGCACGGTGGCGGCGGACCGGGTGTCGGTCCGGTCGCGGCCAAGGCTCACCTTGCGCCGTTCCTGCCCGGCCACCCGCTCGCACAAAGCGCAGCTCACTATCTGGTTGACGGCACGCCGACGGGCAGCATGATCGAGCACCGTGGTGGACCGGTTTCGGCCGCGCCCTACGGCAGCCCGAGCATCCTGCCGATTTCGTGGGCCTACGTGCGCATGATGGGATCCGACGGGCTGAAGCGCGCGACCGGCGCCGCAGTGCTCGCCGCAAACTATGTCGCCACGCGCCTGAACGAGCACTACTCGGTGCTCTACTCCGGCGACAACGGGCTGGTCGCACACGAGTGCATTCTCGATCTGCGCCCGCTCACCGAGGCGACCGGTGTGACCGTCGACGATGTCGCCAAGCGTCTCGTCGACTATGGCTTCCACGCTCCAACGATGAGCTTCCCGGTCGCCGGCACCCTCATGGTCGAGCCGACCGAGAGCGAAGACCTCGGTGAGATCGACCGTTTCATCGACGCCATGATCGCGATCAAGGCCGAAGCGGATGCCGTCGCCGCGGGCGTCTGGCCCGCCGACGACAACCCGTTGCAGGGTGCCCCGCACACCGCGCAGTCGGTGATCGAGGGGGAGTGGGCTCATGCCTACACCCGTGAGACCGCGGTATACCCGGTGCACACGCTGGTGCGCAATAAGTATTGGCCGCCGGTGCGCCGCATCGACCAGGCCTACGGGGACCGCAACCTGGTCTGCGCCTGCCCGCCGCCGGAAGCCTTCGAAAGCTAA
- the gcvH gene encoding glycine cleavage system protein GcvH: MADKTELHYTAEHEWLDLDGSVATVGITAYAAEKLGDVVFVELPAVGSAVASGTVVGEIESTKSVGELFAPVTGTVTEINDAVVDAPELVNSDPFGTGWLIKVSYTDLPPLLSYAEYTALVGE, translated from the coding sequence ATGGCTGACAAAACCGAACTCCACTACACCGCAGAGCACGAATGGCTTGACCTGGACGGCAGCGTCGCCACCGTCGGCATCACCGCCTACGCCGCTGAGAAGCTCGGCGACGTGGTCTTCGTGGAACTCCCCGCCGTCGGATCCGCTGTTGCCAGCGGCACCGTCGTGGGCGAGATCGAGTCGACGAAATCGGTCGGCGAACTTTTTGCGCCGGTCACCGGCACCGTCACCGAGATCAACGACGCCGTCGTCGACGCCCCTGAGCTGGTCAACAGCGACCCGTTCGGTACCGGCTGGCTGATCAAGGTGTCGTACACCGATCTGCCACCACTGCTCAGCTACGCCGAGTACACCGCCCTCGTCGGCGAATAG
- the gcvT gene encoding glycine cleavage system aminomethyltransferase GcvT: protein MTSASDSTSTPENATERFSPLHQAHLDAGASFTDFAGWQMPVRYSSDLAEHHAVRTAAGLFDLSHMAEIMVEGPDAAAYLDYALAGKISAVTLGQAKYSLLLNESGGIIDDLVVYRLGDTSFLVVANAGNRFPAASALAERATRFDVTVTDESDQYALIAVQGPVSRAILESTPGLDNFSAALDQLGYYRATTALFAGQPILVARTGYTGEDGFEIYIQTDAALALWNALASAGAEHGLVPAGLASRDTLRLEAGMPLYGHELSTTIFPAQAGLGRVVNLAKETDFIGRAASEEGPSGTARVLVGLVGTGKRAGRADYELFSSADATQAEGVITSGALSPTLGHPIMMAYVAPALAQLGTELFVDVRGTRIPVTVTKLPFYKRSL, encoded by the coding sequence ATGACCTCGGCATCCGACAGCACCAGCACCCCAGAAAACGCGACTGAGCGTTTCTCGCCCCTGCACCAGGCTCATCTCGACGCGGGCGCCAGCTTCACCGACTTCGCCGGCTGGCAGATGCCCGTGCGGTACTCCAGTGATCTGGCCGAGCACCACGCTGTGCGCACCGCGGCCGGCCTATTCGACCTCTCCCACATGGCCGAAATCATGGTCGAAGGCCCGGATGCCGCGGCCTACCTCGACTACGCTCTCGCCGGCAAGATCTCGGCCGTGACGCTCGGCCAGGCCAAGTACAGCCTGCTGCTGAACGAATCCGGCGGCATCATTGACGACCTCGTGGTCTACCGCCTCGGTGACACGAGCTTCCTCGTCGTAGCCAACGCCGGCAACCGCTTCCCCGCGGCGTCCGCCCTGGCCGAGCGGGCAACCCGGTTCGACGTGACGGTCACTGACGAGAGCGACCAGTACGCCCTCATCGCCGTGCAGGGCCCCGTCTCCCGAGCCATTCTCGAATCGACACCCGGGCTCGACAACTTCAGTGCCGCTCTTGACCAGCTTGGCTACTACCGGGCCACCACCGCACTCTTCGCCGGCCAGCCGATTCTTGTCGCCCGCACCGGGTACACCGGTGAAGACGGCTTCGAAATTTACATCCAGACGGATGCCGCCCTCGCCCTCTGGAACGCACTCGCGTCAGCCGGTGCCGAGCACGGCCTCGTGCCGGCCGGTCTCGCGAGCCGTGACACGCTGCGACTCGAGGCCGGCATGCCGCTCTATGGTCATGAGCTCAGCACTACCATCTTTCCCGCCCAGGCCGGCCTTGGCCGGGTCGTGAACCTGGCCAAGGAGACTGATTTCATCGGTCGCGCCGCGAGCGAGGAAGGCCCGAGTGGCACGGCTCGTGTGCTCGTCGGACTCGTCGGCACCGGCAAGCGGGCGGGCCGCGCCGACTATGAGCTCTTCAGTTCGGCCGACGCCACACAGGCTGAGGGCGTGATCACGAGCGGTGCCCTGTCGCCAACCCTCGGGCATCCGATCATGATGGCCTACGTCGCTCCCGCGCTTGCGCAGCTCGGGACCGAACTGTTCGTCGACGTGCGCGGCACGCGCATTCCCGTCACCGTGACAAAGCTTCCGTTCTACAAACGCTCCCTCTAA
- a CDS encoding putative Ig domain-containing protein, with the protein MKKRFHPRSATVADSAASPSGLRRHVRRLIAASSAAAVLVAVAGFGAVTANAQSVGVQTGNVGAPAGWGNSTYAQLNYLHSEGEFIAIAAGDLSSLLLRADGTVTASGVIEGTNAATAIPAGLTGVTAIAAADTHMVALKSDGTVVAWNKNGELPVPPTLRATAIAAGGSRTLALTTTGTVVAWELDGTPTWVAELSGLSGITAIAAGKQHGLALKSDSTVVAWGIGGGESVPAGLTGVTSIAAGWEHSYAVNATGGVVAWGGNYFGETTIPLAAQSGVTAVAGGFHHALALKSDGTVVGWGTYDPAAATPPAGLTGITAIAAGRSHSMALRSAHPDWVAQDPPASAIGTQNFSYTFVATGAPLPTYTLKAGSTLPSGVSLSSAGVLSGVPSAGGTFSYTVVATNNGSSVESGPHGLSVQMHPVFAFGNTPPANGSINTALASYQFTTGAVPAATYNLASGSLPSGVTISTTGLLSGTPTTGGTFRYVVRAANGGIQDGYSSEYTLTIVSGPAFANQSPATSTRISVAYAPYTFTAGGTPVPTFAVTAESQLPDGMSLSPFGVLSGTPTETGDFSYTVVASNGYGADAVSLPKTLQVNSIPALVDSTPPNSGRVGTASDSYAFTATGFPAPIFAVSSGVLPAGLTLDAASGLLSGTPTAGGEFTFRVRASNSAGGATTPDRTVTISQAPAFLADSPPTTGQTGTASTSYTFAASGFPAPTFTVSSGTLPAGMNVDSATGVLSGTPTAGGEFSYTVSASNGVGPAVVGQSHTLVVSSAPSFTADLPPLATAVDADYEYTFTASGYPAPTFSVVGDVPGGLTLSAGGVLSGTPTTVGSFTFSVNASNDVDPDAEGDEHTVVVGPGALAAVVVAPQSPGSTTYAVAAGEPLTFTATGQDAHGNTIAGLVPTLATAQDDDATTDLIDGDTVTFYQAGTHTVTLAIGGFSVSVPVTVHATTLATMTLIPNATTVSQGGSLTLRVAGADAFDNSLGDLSNQVTFASDQPTDIISGNTITFPHASPHVITATLGDITASILVDVVPTPSDEPSDTPVVTTPAATPVTPALASTGFSLGSMLLPGLGLLVLGLGLMAGIRRRSRA; encoded by the coding sequence GTGAAGAAGCGTTTCCACCCGCGGTCAGCGACTGTCGCTGATTCTGCGGCCTCCCCCAGCGGATTGCGTCGTCATGTGCGACGCCTGATCGCCGCCTCCAGTGCCGCCGCCGTACTCGTCGCCGTTGCGGGATTCGGCGCCGTTACTGCGAACGCGCAGTCCGTGGGTGTTCAGACAGGCAACGTTGGAGCCCCCGCCGGCTGGGGTAACAGCACGTACGCACAACTCAACTACCTCCACTCCGAGGGTGAATTCATCGCCATTGCCGCCGGCGATCTGTCGTCACTCCTGCTCCGCGCCGACGGAACAGTCACGGCGAGCGGAGTGATCGAGGGAACAAACGCAGCCACTGCTATTCCGGCTGGACTTACGGGAGTGACAGCCATCGCCGCCGCCGACACACACATGGTGGCGTTGAAGAGCGACGGCACGGTCGTGGCGTGGAACAAGAATGGCGAGCTCCCCGTGCCTCCCACGCTCCGCGCCACAGCGATCGCCGCCGGCGGGTCGCGCACACTGGCGTTGACAACCACCGGAACGGTTGTCGCCTGGGAGCTCGATGGCACGCCCACATGGGTAGCCGAACTCTCCGGTCTGAGCGGCATCACCGCGATCGCCGCGGGAAAACAGCACGGACTCGCGTTGAAGAGTGACAGCACCGTCGTTGCGTGGGGCATCGGTGGCGGAGAATCCGTGCCGGCTGGCCTGACGGGCGTGACCTCGATCGCCGCAGGCTGGGAACACTCCTACGCGGTGAACGCAACTGGAGGCGTCGTGGCCTGGGGCGGGAACTACTTTGGCGAGACCACGATTCCGTTGGCAGCGCAGTCTGGTGTGACCGCAGTGGCCGGTGGCTTCCACCACGCCCTCGCGTTGAAAAGTGATGGAACCGTTGTCGGCTGGGGAACCTACGACCCCGCCGCTGCCACACCGCCAGCTGGTCTGACCGGGATCACCGCGATCGCTGCAGGGCGTTCGCACTCCATGGCACTCCGCTCAGCTCACCCGGATTGGGTCGCCCAGGACCCCCCGGCGAGCGCTATCGGAACCCAGAACTTCAGCTACACGTTCGTAGCGACGGGTGCGCCCCTGCCGACGTATACCCTCAAGGCGGGGTCGACATTGCCCAGTGGAGTCTCGCTCTCATCTGCTGGCGTGCTCTCCGGAGTGCCCTCAGCGGGTGGCACGTTCTCGTACACGGTTGTTGCTACTAACAACGGCTCGTCCGTTGAAAGCGGCCCGCACGGCCTCTCTGTTCAGATGCATCCGGTGTTCGCCTTCGGAAACACCCCGCCAGCCAACGGTTCCATCAACACGGCTCTGGCAAGCTACCAATTCACGACCGGGGCGGTTCCTGCTGCGACGTATAACCTGGCGTCCGGGTCGCTGCCGAGCGGCGTCACGATCTCCACCACAGGGCTGCTCAGCGGAACCCCCACGACCGGCGGCACGTTCCGCTATGTCGTTCGAGCCGCCAACGGCGGCATTCAGGATGGCTACAGCTCGGAGTACACGCTGACGATTGTGTCCGGTCCGGCTTTTGCCAACCAGAGCCCGGCGACCAGCACCCGAATCAGCGTTGCCTACGCCCCCTACACGTTCACCGCTGGGGGCACCCCCGTCCCGACGTTCGCGGTGACTGCGGAGTCCCAACTGCCCGACGGCATGTCACTCTCACCGTTTGGCGTGCTGTCCGGCACACCGACCGAGACCGGAGACTTCAGCTATACGGTTGTGGCCAGCAACGGCTACGGGGCCGACGCGGTGTCACTGCCGAAGACGTTGCAGGTGAACAGTATCCCCGCGCTGGTCGATAGCACTCCGCCGAACTCCGGCCGTGTCGGGACGGCCTCTGACTCGTATGCCTTCACCGCTACGGGCTTTCCGGCCCCGATCTTCGCTGTCAGCAGTGGTGTGCTGCCCGCCGGTCTCACCCTGGATGCTGCAAGCGGGCTGCTCTCGGGCACCCCCACGGCCGGGGGCGAGTTCACCTTCCGAGTGCGCGCCAGCAATAGTGCAGGCGGGGCCACCACCCCTGATCGCACCGTGACCATCTCCCAGGCACCGGCGTTCCTCGCCGACAGCCCGCCGACGACCGGTCAAACCGGGACAGCGTCGACGTCGTACACGTTCGCCGCATCCGGCTTCCCGGCCCCGACCTTCACGGTCTCGTCCGGCACGCTGCCGGCGGGAATGAACGTGGATTCAGCCACCGGCGTGCTCTCTGGCACTCCGACCGCTGGCGGCGAATTCTCCTACACGGTCAGCGCCAGCAACGGCGTCGGTCCGGCTGTCGTCGGGCAGTCGCACACCCTGGTCGTGTCGTCAGCGCCGTCGTTCACCGCGGATCTTCCCCCGCTGGCCACGGCCGTCGACGCCGACTATGAATACACGTTCACCGCATCCGGCTACCCGGCTCCGACGTTCAGCGTCGTCGGAGACGTGCCGGGGGGCCTCACTCTCTCGGCAGGAGGAGTGCTCTCCGGTACCCCGACCACGGTGGGTTCGTTCACGTTCTCGGTCAACGCGAGCAACGACGTGGACCCGGATGCGGAAGGCGACGAACACACCGTCGTTGTCGGGCCCGGTGCGCTTGCAGCAGTCGTGGTCGCTCCGCAATCGCCGGGCTCCACCACATATGCGGTGGCCGCTGGTGAACCGTTGACCTTCACGGCCACCGGCCAGGATGCGCATGGAAACACCATCGCAGGGCTCGTCCCGACCCTGGCCACAGCCCAGGACGACGACGCGACCACCGATCTGATCGACGGCGACACCGTCACCTTCTACCAGGCCGGAACCCACACCGTCACCCTGGCGATCGGTGGGTTCAGCGTCTCAGTCCCCGTGACTGTGCACGCCACCACGCTGGCCACGATGACGTTGATCCCGAACGCCACGACCGTTTCTCAGGGTGGCTCACTCACACTCCGCGTTGCGGGAGCTGACGCCTTCGACAACAGTCTGGGGGACCTGAGCAACCAGGTCACGTTCGCCAGCGATCAGCCGACCGACATCATCAGCGGGAACACGATCACGTTCCCACACGCGTCACCGCACGTGATCACTGCAACGCTCGGGGACATCACCGCCAGCATCCTCGTGGATGTGGTGCCGACGCCCAGCGACGAGCCCAGCGACACCCCCGTCGTCACGACTCCCGCTGCGACCCCGGTCACCCCGGCACTCGCCTCGACCGGTTTTTCTCTAGGTTCGATGCTGCTGCCCGGCCTCGGCTTGCTGGTGTTGGGGCTGGGACTGATGGCCGGTATCCGCCGCCGCTCACGAGCCTGA
- a CDS encoding metallopeptidase family protein: protein MVEISETDFEQMVNDVFDALPVAMVRGVENVAILIENQPPADRPRLYGLYSGHPLTARSRYGFGELPDRITLYKNNMQERCATLDELRARVRITLVHEIGHYFGLDDARLGELGWA from the coding sequence ATGGTCGAGATTTCTGAAACCGACTTTGAGCAGATGGTCAACGACGTTTTCGACGCGCTGCCTGTTGCGATGGTGCGCGGAGTCGAGAACGTCGCGATCCTGATCGAGAACCAGCCGCCCGCGGATCGTCCGCGTCTGTACGGGCTGTACAGCGGACATCCGCTCACCGCGCGCTCGCGCTACGGCTTCGGCGAACTGCCCGACCGCATCACGCTCTATAAGAACAACATGCAAGAGCGCTGCGCCACACTCGACGAACTGCGTGCTCGGGTGCGCATCACGCTCGTGCATGAGATCGGGCACTACTTCGGACTCGACGATGCCAGACTCGGCGAACTGGGCTGGGCCTAA
- a CDS encoding LysR family transcriptional regulator — protein MNITLLRHFVAAAEELHFPRAAIKINIPLAMMNSSIAKLEAEVGQPLFTRTSEGTRLTKVGAALLVDARAEVAAAPPPVKKPANTGGKAKASKGKGRAPAVKGEPKPYKNRQGR, from the coding sequence GTGAACATCACCCTGCTTCGGCATTTCGTTGCAGCCGCCGAGGAACTGCATTTTCCGCGTGCCGCCATCAAGATCAATATTCCGTTGGCGATGATGAATTCGTCGATCGCGAAGCTCGAAGCCGAAGTCGGCCAGCCACTGTTCACGCGCACGAGCGAGGGGACGCGACTGACGAAGGTCGGGGCGGCTCTGCTGGTGGATGCCCGGGCCGAGGTCGCCGCCGCTCCGCCGCCCGTGAAGAAGCCGGCGAACACGGGTGGCAAGGCCAAGGCCTCGAAGGGCAAAGGCCGTGCCCCCGCGGTGAAGGGCGAACCGAAGCCGTACAAGAATCGTCAGGGCCGCTGA
- a CDS encoding ABC-F family ATP-binding cassette domain-containing protein: MTATLVAQGLAGGYGHRTLFDSLDLTVAPGDVVGVVGANGAGKSTLLRILAGLDEPQGGTVSLSPSDAFVGALPQEHERVTGETVAGYIARRTGCAEATADMDAAAEALGELNPTPRPDGRDPADVYSSALDRWLASGAADLDERLPVVLAELGLDLGAAQTDQTLMTSLSGGQAARVGLAALLLSRFDIVLLDEPTNDLDLDGLERLEAFVQGLRGGVILVSHDREFLARCVTRVLELDSAQNTNRVFGGGYDSYLEERATARKHQREKYDEFAEKKADLVGRARTQREWSSQGVRNAMKKAPDNDKIRRKASAESSEKQAQKVRQMESRIARLDEVEEPRKEWQLEFTIGSAPRSSTVVSTLSNAVFTQGSFTLGPVSLQVNAGERIGITGPNGAGKSTLLRALLGQQHPDDGTASLGASVHIGEIDQARSLLVGGRPLADSFEDLVPDMASGEVRTLLAKFGLKADHVNRGVDELSPGERTRAGLALLQARGINLLVLDEPTNHLDLAAIEQLEQALETYEGTLLLVTHDRRMLQAVQTDRHWRVDAGQVSEL, translated from the coding sequence ATGACCGCAACACTCGTGGCCCAGGGCCTGGCCGGCGGCTACGGCCACCGCACACTGTTTGATTCGCTCGACCTCACTGTCGCGCCCGGCGACGTCGTCGGGGTCGTCGGAGCGAACGGCGCCGGCAAGTCCACCCTGCTGCGCATTCTGGCCGGCCTCGACGAACCGCAGGGCGGCACCGTGAGCCTGTCGCCGTCCGACGCCTTCGTCGGCGCTCTGCCGCAGGAACACGAACGCGTGACCGGCGAGACGGTCGCCGGCTACATCGCCCGCCGCACCGGGTGCGCTGAGGCGACGGCCGACATGGATGCCGCGGCCGAGGCGCTCGGTGAACTGAATCCGACCCCACGCCCCGATGGCCGCGACCCCGCCGACGTCTACTCGAGCGCACTCGACCGCTGGCTGGCCAGTGGGGCCGCCGACCTCGACGAGCGCCTCCCGGTCGTTCTCGCCGAACTCGGCCTCGACCTTGGTGCCGCGCAGACTGATCAGACGCTCATGACGTCGCTCTCGGGTGGCCAAGCCGCCCGCGTCGGCCTCGCTGCCCTGCTGCTGTCTCGCTTCGACATTGTGTTGCTCGACGAGCCGACGAACGACCTCGATCTCGACGGCCTCGAACGGCTGGAAGCCTTCGTGCAGGGCCTGCGCGGCGGCGTCATCCTGGTCAGCCACGACCGCGAGTTTCTGGCACGCTGCGTCACGCGCGTGCTCGAACTCGATAGTGCGCAGAACACAAACCGCGTCTTCGGCGGTGGCTACGACTCGTATCTCGAGGAGCGTGCCACGGCGCGAAAGCACCAGCGGGAGAAATACGACGAGTTCGCTGAGAAGAAGGCCGACCTCGTGGGCCGCGCCCGCACCCAGCGCGAATGGTCGAGCCAAGGCGTGCGCAACGCCATGAAGAAGGCGCCAGACAACGACAAGATCAGGCGTAAGGCATCCGCCGAATCGAGCGAGAAGCAGGCCCAGAAGGTGCGACAGATGGAGAGCCGAATCGCCCGGCTCGACGAGGTGGAGGAACCACGCAAGGAGTGGCAACTCGAGTTCACGATTGGCTCGGCGCCGCGGTCGAGCACCGTCGTGTCCACGCTCAGCAACGCCGTGTTCACACAGGGTTCCTTCACCCTCGGCCCGGTTTCGCTGCAGGTGAATGCAGGCGAGCGCATCGGTATCACCGGACCGAACGGGGCCGGCAAGTCCACGCTGCTGCGTGCGTTGCTCGGCCAGCAGCATCCCGACGACGGAACGGCGAGCCTGGGCGCGAGCGTGCACATCGGCGAGATCGACCAGGCGCGATCGCTGCTGGTGGGCGGCCGTCCCCTGGCCGACAGCTTCGAAGACCTTGTTCCCGATATGGCCAGCGGCGAGGTGCGCACGCTACTGGCCAAGTTCGGACTTAAAGCCGACCACGTGAATCGTGGGGTCGACGAACTGTCACCGGGGGAGCGCACGCGCGCCGGTCTGGCCTTGCTGCAGGCGCGCGGCATCAACCTGCTCGTGCTCGACGAGCCGACGAACCACCTCGACCTGGCCGCGATTGAGCAGCTTGAGCAGGCTCTCGAAACCTATGAGGGCACTTTGCTGCTGGTGACACACGATCGACGGATGCTCCAAGCCGTGCAGACAGACCGGCACTGGCGGGTGGACGCCGGGCAAGTCTCAGAACTCTAG
- a CDS encoding DUF2277 family protein, with product MCRSIHALHNFEPAATDDDVHAAALHC from the coding sequence ATGTGCCGAAGCATCCATGCCCTTCACAACTTCGAGCCGGCCGCGACCGACGACGACGTGCATGCGGCCGCACTGCACTGTTAG
- a CDS encoding zinc ribbon domain-containing protein YjdM, whose translation MNETLPPCPECSSEHAYEGGALLVCPMCGHEWAAVQAGDDVAGESGEQSARVITDAVGNVLSDGDTVTVLKDLKVKGSGGGVIKVGTKVRGIRLIDGVGDHDIDCKVDGVGQMQLKSSVVKKV comes from the coding sequence GTGAATGAGACGCTCCCGCCCTGCCCCGAATGCTCCAGCGAACACGCCTACGAGGGGGGCGCATTGCTCGTCTGTCCGATGTGTGGTCACGAATGGGCGGCCGTGCAGGCTGGCGACGATGTGGCCGGCGAGTCCGGCGAGCAGTCGGCCCGCGTGATCACGGATGCCGTGGGCAACGTGCTCAGCGACGGCGACACCGTCACGGTGCTGAAAGACCTGAAGGTCAAGGGCAGCGGGGGTGGGGTGATCAAGGTCGGCACGAAGGTGCGCGGCATCCGTCTGATCGATGGTGTCGGCGACCACGACATTGACTGCAAGGTCGACGGGGTTGGCCAGATGCAACTGAAGTCCAGCGTGGTGAAAAAGGTCTAA